The following are encoded in a window of Halosolutus halophilus genomic DNA:
- the glpR gene encoding HTH-type transcriptional regulator GlpR, protein MLPKQRKREIVEVVSEENGRTVTELAEELGVSEATIRRDLQDLESDGLIERSHGGALPTSSVAEERTYSQKQVQNLEAKRAIGERAAEEIREGQVVFFDSGTTTIEVAKAAPDIEFIAATNSPLIAMELGERGDVKLTGGTLREQTWALVGPTGEQFLERTNFDTVFLGTNAIHPDAGLTTPNEDEARMKSLMVEKSQRVVLVSDGSKLGRRSFVHFADLEAIDVFVTDAILSPEQREPFEAAGVDVVDGVVG, encoded by the coding sequence ATGCTACCCAAACAACGGAAGCGTGAGATCGTCGAGGTCGTCTCGGAAGAGAACGGACGGACCGTTACCGAACTCGCCGAGGAACTCGGCGTCTCCGAGGCGACGATCCGCCGCGATCTACAGGACCTCGAGTCCGACGGACTGATCGAGCGCTCCCACGGCGGAGCCCTCCCGACGTCGAGCGTCGCCGAAGAACGAACGTACAGTCAGAAACAGGTACAGAACCTCGAGGCGAAACGCGCCATCGGGGAACGTGCGGCCGAGGAAATTCGCGAGGGGCAGGTCGTCTTCTTCGACTCCGGCACGACGACGATCGAAGTCGCCAAGGCAGCCCCCGATATCGAGTTCATCGCCGCGACGAATTCGCCGCTCATCGCGATGGAACTGGGCGAACGCGGCGACGTGAAGCTCACCGGCGGAACGCTCCGCGAGCAGACCTGGGCGCTCGTCGGGCCCACCGGCGAGCAGTTCCTCGAGCGGACGAATTTCGACACCGTCTTTCTCGGAACGAACGCCATCCACCCCGATGCGGGGCTGACGACGCCGAACGAGGACGAAGCGCGGATGAAGTCGTTGATGGTGGAGAAGTCCCAGCGGGTCGTCCTCGTCTCGGACGGATCCAAACTCGGCCGGCGGAGTTTCGTTCACTTCGCCGACCTCGAGGCGATCGACGTGTTCGTGACCGACGCGATACTGTCCCCCGAGCAGCGCGAACCGTTCGAGGCTGCCGGCGTCGACGTCGTCGACGGGGTGGTCGGGTGA